The DNA sequence AACGTCTACATGTCGAGCACGGCGACCCCGGGCCCGACTTCCGGCGGTTCGGTCGGACCTGACGCGACAGGCTTCCGGGCCACGGCATCCGTGCCACCGCCCGGCGGCGTACCCCCGGCGGAGTTCTCCTCCGCCCCGCATGGCGCGACCGGCTACGTGCCGGCGCCCGCGCCCCCGGCGACCAAGCCGGCACCATCCCCGCGCCCTCAGCCCAGTTCCACGCATGTCGCGGCTGAGGATCAGAACGGCACCGCGTACGGTGCTTCTGACGTGAACGCGACACCTGGCGAATCGGAGGACCCACCGTTGGCAATGGAAGCGATGCGCGCCGTGCAGATCCTGAACCCGAGCGGCGAGGTGACAATGCCTCGGCCGACCCGGCAGCGCGTCATGTGCGTCGCGAACCAGAAGGGTGGCGTCGGCAAGACCACCACCACCGTGAACCTCGCGGTGGCGCTGGCACTGCACGGCAACCGAGTGCTCGTCGTCGACCTCGACCCGCAGGGCAACGCCTCGACCGGACTCAACGTCCCGCACCACGCGGGCGTGCCCGACGTATACGACTGTCTGATCGACCAGGTTCCGATGGAGGAGGTGGCGCAGGCGGTCGAGGGCATCCCGAACCTGTACTGCGTACCCGCGACCATCGACCTCGCCGGCGCGGAGATCGAGCTCGTCTCGGTCGTCGCCCGCGAGTCCCGGCTGGGTCGGGCGATCCAGTCGTTCCCGATGGAGTTCGACTACGTCTTCATCGACTGCCCGCCCTCGCTCGGCCTGCTCACGGTCAACGCGCTGTGCGCCGCGCAGGAGGTGCTGATCCCGATCCAGTGCGAGTACTACGCGCTGGAGGGTCTGAACCAGCTCCTGAACAACATCAACCTGGTGAAGGCCCACCTCAACCCGGCGCTGGACGTCTCCACCATCCTGCTGACCATGTACGACCGCCGCACCCGGCTGGCCGACGCCGTCGAGCAGGACGTCCGCAACCACTTCGGTGAGAAGGTGCTCACCTCGGTGATCCCCCGCAACGTGCGGGTTTCCGAGGCGCCCAGCTACGGGCAGTCGGTCATGACTTATGATCCCGGTTCGCGCGGAGCGACCAGTTACTTCGAGGCCGCGCAGGAGATCGCCGAGCGCGGCGCGAAGATCGGAGTCGTGGCATGACCGAGTGGACCGACATGGAAGGCGAGGTGCGGGCATGACCTCCCCCGGCCGAGCCAAGGGAGGGCTGGGACGCGGTCTCGGCGCCCTCATCCCCACCACCCCGGCGGCTGCGCCGACCCCGGTCGTGGCCCCCCCTGCCGCCCCGGTCTCCGCTCCCCCGGCCGCGGCGCCCGCACAGGCTGCTCCGGTCGAGGTGGCGCCGGCTCCGGTAGTGGCGGCTCCGATCGTGCCGGCTCAGCCGGTCGGCCTGGAGCTCGCACCGGTTCCCGGTGCCCGCTTCGCCGAGATCCCGGTCGGCTCGATCGTGCCGAACCCGAAGCAGCCCCGGCAGATCTTCGACGACGAGATGCTCGACGAGCTGAAGATCTCCATCCAGGAGGTCGGCTTCCTGCAGCCGATCGTGGTGCGCGAGATCGGGTCCGACAAGTACGAGCTCGTGATGGGCGAGCGTCGCTGGCGGGCGGCGCAGGCGGTCGGCAAGGACATGATCCCGGCGATCATCCGGGACACCCGCGACGACGCGATGCTGCGCGACGCGCTGCTGGAGAACATCCACCGGGCGCAGCTGAACCCGCTGGAAGAGGCTGCGGCGTACCAGCAGCTGCTGGAGGAGTTCGGCGCCACCCACGACGAGCTCGCCAGGAAGATCGGCCGTAGCCGCCCGCAGATCTCCAACACGATCCGACTGCTGAACCTGCCGCCGCAGGTGCAGAAGCGGGTGGCCGCGGGCGTGCTGTCGGCCGGGCACGCCCGAGCGCTGCTCAGCCTCGACCAGGCGGAGGCCCAGGAGGAACTGGCCGGCCGGATCGTGCGCGAAGGCCTCTCGGTGCGCGCCACCGAGGAGCTGGTCACGCTCGCGAACCTGGAGGACGACAGCAAGCAGCCTGCGGCCAAGCGGCGGGCCAAGCCGCACGCCCCGGCGCTGACGGACCTGGCCGACCGCCTGTCGGACCGCTTCGACACCCGGGTGAAGGTCGACATCGGCCGCAGCAAGGGCAAGATCACCATAGAGTTCGCGACGGTAGACGACCTCGAACGCATAGTCGGCATCATCGGCGTCGAGAAGTAATCGATTAAGTCAACAAAGCGGGCTGCCCTTCGCGGGGCAGCCCGCTTTGCTTTTACCCGGTGCTGCCGGCGGTGGACCGGACACGGTGACCGGCCACCGTGTCATCGCAGGCTGAGCCGGACCAGCGAACCGAGCGCGCCTCCGCCAGCTCCGGATACCGCAGGTGTGCCGTCCGCCTACGGCCGAACTGGGCGATGCTGTCGGCTCGAGGGCGACCAGGGGGCCGCCTACGGCGGCACCGACGCCCACCGCTGCGGTTCTGACCCGGTGACCGGTTGCACCAACCTCGGGCGATCCCTGGCTCACCGTTTGGCCCCGGGTGAGGGCCATGCCGTGAGACCCATTGGCAGAAGCACCATCCGCGGTGAGGAAGCAGGCCCTGCCAGCCGTTCGACCGAGGAGTCAGACCGCGTTCAGAGCCCGACGGATCTTGGTGGGTCAGGCCCGGCTCATGAGCCGCATCGGCCAGTACGGCGGACTAGCCGGGCTTCGCCAGGTGGCCCAGGCTGACGGCGGGCAACTCGTCAGCGCTGGCGGTATCTGGTCTGGCCATGCTGCTGGGCCGGGTCGGCTTCGAGTCGGTCAGCCAGCCGTACGGGACAATTCCATGATCCAGTTCGTCTGCCAGTTGCGCCCCTCGTCGAACGAGAACGCCTGCTGCCATCGGGCAGTATCCGGGCCGCCGGTCGTCCACTCTCACCGCGTGCCCGCCGAGCACGTCGTCGCATTCGAAGACCCCTCGGCCCTCGTGCCAGGTGCCTCGACCGGTGGGTCGAGGTGACCGGGTCGGCGGCTGGACGCCCACCAGATCCGCCACTTCTGCACCTCGGGATCAAACTGCCGGAGGGTGAACCCCTCGAACGGTTCCTCGTCGGGTGGTGCGTCGGTCCAGATCCGGTCAATGTGGCCGAGCCCGCCGAGGATCGGTTCGGCATGCGCCGTCACCTCGAACTCGATCCACTCGGTGCAGGCGGGGTCGGCGACATTGCGGGAGCTTGCGATTGTGTACCCGCCACCGTCCGAAGATGAAGTCGAAGTCGTTGCGTCCGTCGTTC is a window from the Catellatospora sp. TT07R-123 genome containing:
- a CDS encoding ParA family protein produces the protein MPAPAPPATKPAPSPRPQPSSTHVAAEDQNGTAYGASDVNATPGESEDPPLAMEAMRAVQILNPSGEVTMPRPTRQRVMCVANQKGGVGKTTTTVNLAVALALHGNRVLVVDLDPQGNASTGLNVPHHAGVPDVYDCLIDQVPMEEVAQAVEGIPNLYCVPATIDLAGAEIELVSVVARESRLGRAIQSFPMEFDYVFIDCPPSLGLLTVNALCAAQEVLIPIQCEYYALEGLNQLLNNINLVKAHLNPALDVSTILLTMYDRRTRLADAVEQDVRNHFGEKVLTSVIPRNVRVSEAPSYGQSVMTYDPGSRGATSYFEAAQEIAERGAKIGVVA
- a CDS encoding ParB/RepB/Spo0J family partition protein, with translation MTSPGRAKGGLGRGLGALIPTTPAAAPTPVVAPPAAPVSAPPAAAPAQAAPVEVAPAPVVAAPIVPAQPVGLELAPVPGARFAEIPVGSIVPNPKQPRQIFDDEMLDELKISIQEVGFLQPIVVREIGSDKYELVMGERRWRAAQAVGKDMIPAIIRDTRDDAMLRDALLENIHRAQLNPLEEAAAYQQLLEEFGATHDELARKIGRSRPQISNTIRLLNLPPQVQKRVAAGVLSAGHARALLSLDQAEAQEELAGRIVREGLSVRATEELVTLANLEDDSKQPAAKRRAKPHAPALTDLADRLSDRFDTRVKVDIGRSKGKITIEFATVDDLERIVGIIGVEK